In Vigna unguiculata cultivar IT97K-499-35 chromosome 3, ASM411807v1, whole genome shotgun sequence, a single genomic region encodes these proteins:
- the LOC114176506 gene encoding uncharacterized protein LOC114176506, which yields MSRNGDVEEETVVTRTNRPDPFLVACRCFSFLTSLAAILCIAVNVLSAVRSFKHASDIFDGIFRCYAVIIAAFVVLAETEWSFILKFSKVLEYWAARGMLQIFVAVMTRAFPDIIGERRDLFLLQSIASYLLLGCGVIYVVSGVMCIGFLKRARQNQEITREQAAKDLEELERRREELEQLLLSERV from the exons ATGTCCCGAAACGGCGACGTAGAGGAAGAGACCGTCGTCACTAGAACAAACAGACCAGACCCTTTCTTGGTAGCGTGCCGCTGCTTCAGCTTCCTCACCTCTCTCGCCGCCATTCTCTGCATCGCCGTCAATGTTCTCTCCGCCGTCCGTTCCTTCAAACACGCATCCGAC ATTTTCGACGGCATATTCCGCTGTTACGCTGTTATCATAGCGGCTTTTGTGGTCCTCGCCGAGACCGAATGGAGTTTCATCCTCAAGTTCTCTAAG GTTTTGGAATATTGGGCTGCCAGGGGTATGCTGCAGATCTT TGTTGCTGTCATGACAAGGGCTTTTCCTGACATTATTGGGGAGCGAAGggacctttttcttcttcagaGCATAGCAAGTTATTTGCTACTTGGCTGTGGCGTTATTTATGTTGTTTCA GGTGTCATGTGCATTGGTTTTCTTAAACGTGCCCGCCAGAACCAGGAGATTACAAGAGAGCAAGCAGCCAAGGATCTCGAG GAATTGGAACGGCGCAGGGAAGAACTTGAACAACTACTCCTTTCCGAAAGAGTTTAA